The genomic window TCGGCCATGTTCCAGGCGGGCACATCGCTGGAAGGCAAGAGCGAAGAAGAAATTTTTTACACCGATTTTAAAGATTTTAATATAGGCAAATATAAAATAGGTGTCAGCCAGGTAAATATATCTCAAAAAATCTCCGAATCTTTGAAGAGCCGGATGATAAAATTTATGGAAAAACTTAAGGCTGAGAGGAACTATGACCTGCTATTCTTGATGCTTACGGATATAATCACGCAGGGTTCGGAATTTTTATACGTGGGTGAGCATAAAGAACTGCTCAGCAGGGCTTTTGATGTGGAAATAAAAGGGGAAAGCTTTTACCTCCCCATGGTGGTCTCCAGGAAAAAGCAGGTCATACCCAGGATTATATCCGCAATAAATTCATATTAACATATAAAAGCTCCGGTTTTTATCCGGAGCTTTTTAAAAGCTGAAAAAAGAGTTCAAGATAATAATCGGTTAAAAATCGACTAAATACAGGTAAAACAATAATATTTAGATAAAATTCCGATTTACTTTTACTTGCCGTAAAATAAATTATACTGTACAATGTATACAAATAAAATTGGGAGGTATAAAACTTGGAGGAACTGCTCTATGGCTTATACAATCTAAGTATTTATCAAGTAATAATGTTCATAATAGGCGGAGCATTGATCTATCTTGCCATCAAGAAAGAGTACGAGCCAATGCTTTTGTTGCCCATAGGGTTTGGAGCAATACTCGCCAATATACCTTTTTCTTCGGCAGTGGGAAAAGAAGGCTTTTTAAGTCTGCTTTTTCATGCCGGGATTTTGACGGAACTTTTCCCCATACTCATTTTTATAGCAGTAGGGGCTATGATCGACTTTAAACCGTTGCTGCAACAGCCTTTCATGCTTTTTTTCGGAGCAGCGGCTCAATTCGGCATATTTTTTACTATGGCCATGGCGGCTTTGCTTGGGTTCAACCTTAAAGAGGCGGCATCCATCGGCATCATCGGCGCCGCCGATGGTCCTACATCCATCTATGTGGCCACCAGGTTCGCACGGCATTTACTCGCACCCATTTCGGTGGCGGCGTATTCTTACATGTCTCTTGTCCCTATCATTCAGCCTCCGGTCATAAGGATTTTGACTACACCGGAAGAAAGAAAGATACATATGAAACCCAATTTTGGCAGAAAGATATCCAGCACTGTAGAGATCCTATTCCCAATAGTTACAACCATAGTTGCGGGAGTTCTTGCACCCATAAGTGTAGCTCTTATAGGTTCCCTCATGTTCGGAAATCTTATACGAGTATCAGGTGTGCTTGAAAGGTTATCAAAGGCCGCTCAGAACGAGCTCGCAAATCTTGTTACCCTTCTTCTGGGTATTACCATAGGCTCCACCATGACTGCGGAACAGTTTTTGAATGCTTCAACTCTTATGATTATAGGCATGGGCCTGGTGGCTTTCGTTTTTGATACCGCAGGCGGGGTCATCTTTGCAAAAATACTAAACATATTTTTAAAAGACAAGGTAAATCCCATGGTGGGTGCATGTGGTATTTCTGCGTTTCCTATGTCAGCCAGGGTCATTCAAAAGATGGCCCAGCAGGAAGATCCATCCAATTTTGTGCTCATGCAGGCGGTGGGTGCCAATGTGGCAGGCCAGATAGGGTCCATCATAGCGGGCGGTCTAATTTTAACTCTTGTAAAATAATATGGTAGGAGGTGGAGAACATGAGTGTGTTTTTTGAAACCCTTCGGATTATGGGCATGGGAATGACAGGTATTTTTGTTTCCATACTGCTCTTCTACGGTCTGATATTAACTATGATAAAAATTTTTCCAAGGTAAATGAGAAAAAAAATAGACTGAGGGACAGCACTTTCACAAAAAGACTTTTTAAAATCAATAATTATAATGTATCTATGGTCCTGTCGATGTAATGCTGAATTTCTGCTGCTATACCTTCTGCGTCGTCTATATCATAACAGGGCACTCCCACATCTAATCTTACATCGCTGGCAATGGCAATGAGCTCCTCTGGTTTTGACAAAAGCTGCTTGCTAACTTCCGATCTAAAGACTTCGATCTTTGGCTTATTTTCTTTTTTGTACCCTTCTGTTAAAATCAGATCTACACCGGATATCCTGGAGACGATTTCATCCAGGGTTATTTCTTTTTGGAGCTTTTCTATAAGGGCAAATTTTTCAAAAGAGGATAGGGCAACTATATCTGCCCCAGCCTTTGCATGCCGCCAGGAATCCTTACCCGGTTTATCGATCTCAAACTCATGGGCGTGTTTTATGATAGCAATTCTTAAGCCTCGTTTTTTTAGCTCTTTTATGACTTTTTCAAGTAAAGTGGTCTTCCCTGTTCCGGACTTTGCTACAAAAGAAATAACCGGTATATCACTCATGAAAATACCCCCTTCCCAGCATCTTTGATCATGATTATGTATTACACTGCCAATCAAAATAATAATAGGTTAAACTTATTCATATGTCAATGTGAAAGTTACTATGTTTAAGTTTACTTTCTCATGTTAATTTATTATTAAGTAAAACGGGTAATATTGCATTTTTTAATTATCAATACTATTATAATAAATAATATTGCCATGATAAGTAGCAGGATTGCCCTCGGGACAGTTACATTTCATCAAAATGAATCCCTGTCAAAATACCATGGTACTTGCGACAGAATATCACCCAAAGGAATATTATTTTACATTTGTGGGACAAGCAACAAAATATGACAGTTGATGTGCCGATCATGTGAGCTTTATCGTGCTGACAAAAAATGTAAAGCCTTAAGTCTATGTAAGATCTACCCAAAGCAGCGTTTTTAAAAAAGGATGCGGTTCAGAAAACGTGGAGGTAAATCTTAAAAACATAGGCCTAAGAGATAAAATAACTGTAATGCAGTTGGGAGGTGTTATATATACGTGCATGGTGCAAGAAAACAGTCCTCGTAATTTAAAATTATAAAAAAGAGGAGTGCACAAAAGTGATTAAGTTAAAAGAACCCGCTATAACCAAAGACCAAAGGGATAAGTCTATCCAACAAAAAGTTGCCGAAATCATAGACAAAGTTAAAAGGGAAGGCGACAAAGCTTTAAGAGAATACAACATATTATTTGATGGATGTGACAGGGAAAATTACATAGTCACTAAAGAAGAAATAGATAAGGCCTTTCAAGAGGTAAGCAGTGATATCATAAATGATCTGCGCTTTGCCGCCCACAACATAGAAGAATTTGCCAGAAGGCAAAAAGAAACCATAAAGTCTTTGGAAGAAAAAGAAATAATGCCAGGAGTGTTTTTAGGACACAGGACTATTCCTGTGAGATCATGTGCTTGTTACGTGCCGGGGGGAAGATACCCATTGCCGTCATCGGCATTGATGTCCATAATTCCGGCAAAAGTGGCCGGTGTTAAGAGGGTCATAACCTGTTCACCTCCGGCCAAAGATACAAAGACTATAAACCCTTTCACATTAGTGGCCATGAGTATAGCCGGAGCCGATGAGATATATGTCATGGGGGGAGTTCAAGCCATAGCGGCATTTACCTATGGCACAAAAACCATCACACCCGTGGAAAAGATCGTAGGACCGGGCAATCAATACGTAACAGAGGCAAAGCGTCAGGTGAGCGGTGAGGTGGGCATAGATTTTTTAGCAGGTCCCAGTGAGGTAGTGGTCATTGCTGATAAAACCGCCAATCCTGTAAACATTGCCGCAGACCTGTTGGCCCAATCGGAACACGATCCGCAAGCCCGGGGCATATTGCTGTGCACCGATGAAGCCATAGGTAAAGCTGTTATAAAGCAGGTAGAGGATTTTCTTTTCGATTTGTCCACGGCCGATATAGCCCGTCAGGCATGGATCAACAATGGTCAGGTTACCGTCTTTGATACCCTGGAAGAGGCAATAGATACGGCCAATGAAATTGCTCCAGAACACCTGGAACTCCAGGTGCAAAGCCCTGACGAAGTGG from Biomaibacter acetigenes includes these protein-coding regions:
- a CDS encoding sodium ion-translocating decarboxylase subunit beta, producing the protein MEELLYGLYNLSIYQVIMFIIGGALIYLAIKKEYEPMLLLPIGFGAILANIPFSSAVGKEGFLSLLFHAGILTELFPILIFIAVGAMIDFKPLLQQPFMLFFGAAAQFGIFFTMAMAALLGFNLKEAASIGIIGAADGPTSIYVATRFARHLLAPISVAAYSYMSLVPIIQPPVIRILTTPEERKIHMKPNFGRKISSTVEILFPIVTTIVAGVLAPISVALIGSLMFGNLIRVSGVLERLSKAAQNELANLVTLLLGITIGSTMTAEQFLNASTLMIIGMGLVAFVFDTAGGVIFAKILNIFLKDKVNPMVGACGISAFPMSARVIQKMAQQEDPSNFVLMQAVGANVAGQIGSIIAGGLILTLVK
- a CDS encoding OadG-related small transporter subunit, whose product is MSVFFETLRIMGMGMTGIFVSILLFYGLILTMIKIFPR
- the mobB gene encoding molybdopterin-guanine dinucleotide biosynthesis protein B, which produces MSDIPVISFVAKSGTGKTTLLEKVIKELKKRGLRIAIIKHAHEFEIDKPGKDSWRHAKAGADIVALSSFEKFALIEKLQKEITLDEIVSRISGVDLILTEGYKKENKPKIEVFRSEVSKQLLSKPEELIAIASDVRLDVGVPCYDIDDAEGIAAEIQHYIDRTIDTL
- the hisD gene encoding histidinol dehydrogenase; translation: MIKLKEPAITKDQRDKSIQQKVAEIIDKVKREGDKALREYNILFDGCDRENYIVTKEEIDKAFQEVSSDIINDLRFAAHNIEEFARRQKETIKSLEEKEIMPGVFLGHRTIPVRSCACYVPGGRYPLPSSALMSIIPAKVAGVKRVITCSPPAKDTKTINPFTLVAMSIAGADEIYVMGGVQAIAAFTYGTKTITPVEKIVGPGNQYVTEAKRQVSGEVGIDFLAGPSEVVVIADKTANPVNIAADLLAQSEHDPQARGILLCTDEAIGKAVIKQVEDFLFDLSTADIARQAWINNGQVTVFDTLEEAIDTANEIAPEHLELQVQSPDEVVPKLTNYGSLFIGEKAAEVFGDYVSGTNHILPTMRAARYTGGVWVGTFIKIATNQRLTDEGVKAIAPVASRLAHLEGLYAHKLAADVRLKNM